A section of the Pochonia chlamydosporia 170 chromosome 2, whole genome shotgun sequence genome encodes:
- a CDS encoding metallopeptidase MepB (similar to Neosartorya fischeri NRRL 181 XP_001261540.1), which yields MMMDHTLPQLPPVFDATADTIVSDAEAVIKRTNNVWNKICANISTSDATFDNAILPIIRDENVKLVCTRLIAFYPSVATSKALREAAREATKLLNASDIVLYSRVDMFQLVNSVNLKAQNGVVDLDPESRHYLAKLRRKFIENGCNIDDPNLKHKFSLKLTELKRINSQVSQNFHEETAGVWFTKEELAGVPESLMGRFRRGSGEYEDRYWVSTKTPFSTPVLRYADLEETRKKIFYAVKNRLPENVSLFRQLVLLRDEIARMLGYAHHLAFTTSQKAAQTPEFVYSLLNELREKIEPAAAQNAQELLQLKIATLGQDNVSSDEVKLCLWDQMYFANKQMDDIRPNQERVSQYFELYHTLERILNILGGLLDTRLELITVERQAQIGAGRPLTWHEDVLLYAVWDTRDEAFLGYAYVDLFSRDGKYTHNGHYALNWGFDHPDNSKFYPSSALVMNLSKPTATSPTLLTMDNLRMLFHELGHLHHSLLTKTKYASLCQVDRDFVEVPSIMLEQFLWLEGPIKELSYHYSYISPQMEVAWLTTHGSVERPPEKLTDAEAAALAVQDPRSNVRAELTQLFFASYDVLVHAPESHEQLERMNLTEEFNKLQVSIRRLHGGEACGDGWEWSHGESVFRAISGSYSGGYYAYIIGKAWGLDIFVNCFKRDINNKEAARRYRDLLLARGGRQPELQTFEDFVGRGPKLDAFFSWLGV from the exons atgatgatggaCCACACGTTGCCGCAATTGCCTCCAGTCTTTGACGCAACCGCAGACACAATTGTATCTGATGCGGAAGCTGTCATTAAAAGGACCAATAACGTTTGGAATAAAATTTGTGCAAACATAAGCACCAGTGACGCAACTTTCGACAACGCCATTCTTCCCATTATTCGCGATGAAAATGTCAAGCTCGTTTGCACGCGACTCATAGCCTTCTATCCCAGCGTTGCGACATCCAAAGCTCTACGTGAAGCAGCTCGTGAGGCAACCAAGCTTCTCAACGCGAGCGACATTGTGCTTTACTCCCGCGTTGACATGTTTCAGCTTGTGAATTCTGTCAATTTGAAAGCACAAAATGGCGTCGTAGATTTGGACCCTGAATCCCGCCATTATCTGGCCAAACTACGTCGCAAATTCATCGAAAATGGATGCAACATCGATGATCCAAATTTAAAGCACAAATTCTCCTTGAAACTGACAGAGCTCAAAAGAATCAATAGCCAAGTTAGCCAAAACTTCCATGAAGAAACAGCAGGCGTCTGGTTCACAAAGGAAGAATTGGCTGGCGTTCCAGAATCTCTCATGGGTCGATTTAGAAGGGGTTCGGGTGAGTATGAAGATCGGTACTGGGTTTCTACCAAGACACCATTTAGTACGCCGGTCCTGCGGTATGCAGATCTAGAAGAaacgaggaagaagataTTCTATGCCGTGAAAAACAGACTCCCCGAAAATGTGAGCCTCTTTCGGCAGCTCGTTTTGCTTCGAGATGAGATTGCACGAATGCTCGGCTATGCCCATCATTTAGCGTTCACTACATCTCAAAAGGCAGCTCAGACCCCAGAGTTTGTGTACTCTTTGCTCAATGAGCTCAGGGAGAAAATAGAACCGGCCGCCGCACAGAATGCCCAAGAACTTCTGCAACTCAAAATAGCGACACTTGGTCAAGACAATGTGTCCAGTGATGAAGTAAAGCTGTGTCTGTGGGACCAAATGTATTTTGCTAACAAGCAAATGGATGACATCAGGCCGAATCAAGAAAGAGTGTCGCAATACTTCGAGCTCTACCATACACTCGAGCGTATTCTCAACATACTTGGTGGTCTTTTGGATACTCGCCTTGAACTCATCACTGTAGAGCGTCAGGCTCAAATTGGAGCGGGCCGGCCGCTCACATGGCATGAAGATGTTCTATTATACGCCGTCTGGGACACCAGAGATGAAGCTTTTCTGGGCTACGCATACGTTGACCTCTTCTCCCGCGACGGGAAATATACGCATAATGGACATTATGCTCTCAATTGG GGATTCGACCACCCGGATAACTCCAAGTTTTACCCATCCTCAGCTTTGGTCATGAACCTGAGCAAGCCGACTGCAACTAGCCCAACACTGTTGACCATGGATAATCTGCGCATGTTGTTCCATGAGCTGGGCCACTTGCACCACAGTCTCCTaacaaagacaaaatacGCATCCCTTTGCCAAGTTGATCGTGATTTCGTCGAAGTGCCAAGCATAATGCTTGAACAGTTTCTCTGGCTGGAAGGTCCTATCAAAGAGCTATCGTATCACTATTCTTACATCTCACCACAGATGGAAGTTGCCTGGCTCACGACTCACGGCTCGGTGGAAAGGCCACCTGAGAAACTTACTGATGCAGAGGCAGCTGCACTAGCCGTTCAAGATCCAAGAAGCAACGTCAGAGCCGAGCTGACCCAATTGTTCTTTGCGTCATACGATGTTCTGGTTCATGCACCAGAATCTCATGAACAGCTTGAGAGAATGAATCTGACAGAGGAATTCAACAAACTGCAAGTCTCCATTCGTCGACTTCATGGCGGAGAGGCATGCGGTGACGGATGGGAATGGAGTCACGGCGAGTCTGTATTCAGAGCAATATCTGGTAGTTATAGCGGAGGGTACTATGCATACATTAT AGGCAAAGCTTGGGGTTTGGATATTTTCGTCAACTGTTTCAAAAGGGatatcaacaacaaagaagctgctcgacGGTATAGAGACCTGTTATTAGCACGAGGTGGGCGACAGCCGGAGTTACAGACATTCGAGGACTTTGTTGGTCGGGGACCGAAATTGGATGCGTTTTTCTCTTGGTTGGGGGTATAG
- a CDS encoding glycoside hydrolase family 43 protein (similar to pseudocercospora fijiensis CIRAD86 XP_007929950.1): MATQADYDRLGVWAVMLNRDAGVNRRGAKRTVPMEVLSLGLHRTGTASMREAYEILGYPNPYHYASIFANVQDADLWIEALRAKYKGVGKPYGRVEFDQLLGQCGAVTDTPIVCFWKELVEAYPEAKIVLVERDEQKWLTSFAGLIGGILNPVGRYILQYTDPWWFGRIERLALLWVGGMYGSTDFKIARRNAPAVFRDHYREIRESVPADRLLNYKLGSGWEPLCKFLGKRVPDVPFPHRNEADILSNAFGAAMAKAFKHSALNIFLVVGALSGIVWMVR, encoded by the coding sequence aTGGCGACTCAAGCAGACTACGACCGCCTCGGCGTCTGGGCCGTGATGCTCAACCGCGACGCCGGCGTCAACCGCCGCGGAGCCAAACGAACAGTCCCAATGGAAGTCTTATCCCTCGGTCTTCACCGCACAGGAACAGCATCCATGAGAGAAGCATACGAAATCCTAGGCTACCCCAACCCGTACCACTACGCAAGCATCTTCGCCAACGTTCAAGACGCGGACCTATGGATCGAAGCCCTCCGCGCCAAGTACAAAGGCGTGGGCAAACCCTACGGAAGAGTAGAATTCGACCAACTCCTAGGGCAATGCGGCGCCGTCACAGACACACCAATCGTGTGTTTCTGGAAGGAACTCGTGGAAGCGTACCCCGAGGCCAAAATCGTGCTGGTTGAACGCGACGAACAGAAATGGCTTACCAGTTTCGCAGGCTTGATAGGTGGGATTCTCAACCCAGTGGGCAGGTATATTTTGCAGTACACGGATCcgtggtggtttgggaggaTTGAAAGGCTGGCTCTTCTCTGGGTAGGTGGTATGTATGGGTCGACGGATTTCAAGATCGCGAGACGGAATGCCCCCGCTGTGTTTCGCGATCATTACCGCGAGATACGGGAGAGTGTGCCTGCGGATCGACTGTTGAATTATAAACTTGGCAGTGGATGGGAGCCGCTCTGCAAGTTTCTCGGGAAGAGGGTTCCTGATGTTCCGTTTCCGCATCGCAATGAGGCGGACATTCTTAGTAATGCGTTTGgggcggccatggcaaaggCGTTTAAGCATTCTGCATTGAATATCTTTTTGGTTGTGGGTGCTTTGTCGGGGATTGTGTGGATGGTGAGATGA
- a CDS encoding transcription factor (similar to Metarhizium robertsii ARSEF 23 XP_007821607.2) yields MSSSKQRPAPTGPGNHLGGRPRKACDECRSLKVRCSNERPSCKRCSRLRRPCTWTPAATAQRAPNPRNNVPSAVTVDSIAPKDVRGDLGIPAALLSKLVDGYFSEFFYAPLLLHPPTFRQALGNNSVKKHVILSVCAVASSFYVGSSQDTYLFNDGFSSEWADNAQSLVFADLASPQEENMVTLLNLTLFWYCQGQWQRSFLLGCNTFCIARILNFPDSISSNDTSLSAEMSRRRFWASYTMSRLSGMLNDWIVPFETLGKVPLPWGEDDFSRGRLSENLIMFTDSERDNSFFAEIIRIGGLWTKVHKFIQSTELEFGERLATIQAMDTELRKWRNSLPEVFTFTETKARNCDPSALSQVLLINVLFHQSLCVLHASIIPLFTFCRVSPGHGDAQTRSAQTAFDHAKHISSLLQKCATSHNKDQSGFIGYSAYCSSAIQLPFLWCQATDVAARVTTNIKTNSLVMSRVGKRWKLVAGLEKHLRSLRRYHEISGYSLQDEPCNIDSEELNRHSRSFDRTRTSLLGHNDIIWKYGQISECGEIVKLEVDDDGQHEPDRGLDLNMTGFPAYSDVAAEMLDDFLAPFCVPADLDAFMADSTPY; encoded by the exons ATGAGTTCTAGTAAACAGCGTCCAGCCCCGACTGGTCCGGGAAACCACCTGGGCGGTAGACCACGCAAAGCCTGCGACGAATGCAGGTCGTTAAAG GTTCGCTGTAGCAACGAGAGGCCATCATGCAAAAGATGCAGCCGCCTGCGACGACCATGCACATGGACACCAGCAGCTACTGCTCAACGGGCACCAAACCCACGTAACAATGTGCCGTCTGCTGTTACGGTAGATTCTATAGCTCCTAAGGACGTTCGTGGTGATCTCGGTATTCCCGCAGCCCTGCTGTCCAAACTGGTGGACGGTTACTTTTCCGAGTTCTTTTATGCGCCGCTGCTTCTCCATCCACCGACATTCCGCCAAGCTTTAGGCAACAATAGCGTCAAGAAGCATGTCATTCTCAGCGTCTGTGCAGTTGCATCAAG CTTTTATGTTGGTAGCAGTCAAGACACATATCTGTTCAACGACGGCTTCTCTTCAGAATGGGCCGACAACGCTCAATCGCTCGTCTTTGCAGATCTGGCTTCTCCACAGGAAGAAAATATGGTAACTCTATTGAATCTGACACTATTCTGGTACTGCCAAGGGCAATGGCAGCGCtcatttcttcttggatgcaaCACCTTCTGCATTGCGCGTATACTCAACTTTCCGGACAGTATCTCTTCTAACGATACATCTCTCTCTGCTGAGATGAGCCGAAGGCGATTCTGGGCGTCATATACAATGAGTCGACTTTCAGGCATGCTCAACGATTGGATCGTGCCTTTCGAGACCCTGGGAAAGGTTCCTCTTCCATGGGGCGAAGACGATTTCAGTCGCGGGCGGCTTTCTGAAAATTTGATCATGTTTACCGATTCGGAAAGGGATAATAGTTTCTTTGCTGAGATAATTAGAATCGGCGGTCTTTG GACGAAAGTCCACAAATTCATACAGAGTACAGAGCTGGAATTCGGTGAAAGACTAGCGACTATTCAAGCCATGGATACCGAACTCCGAAAATGGCGGAACAGCTTGCCCGAAGTATTCACCTTCACTGAAACAAAGGCACGGAATTGTGACCCATCGGCGCTGTCCCAAGTTCTCCTGATCAACGTTCTCTTCCATCAAAGTTTATGCGTCCTTCATGCCTCCATAATTCCTCTATTCACCTTCTGTCGGGTTAGTCCCGGCCATGGCGATGCGCAAACCCGATCCGCACAAACGGCATTCGACCACGCCAAGCACATATCTTCGCTGCTGCAAAAATGCGCTACATCACATAACAAAGACCAATCGGGGTTTATCGGATACTCTGCTTACTGTTCTTCCGCAATTCAATTGCCGTTTTTGTGGTGTCAAGCAACAGACGTAGCTGCCAGGGTAACGACGAATATTAAAACAAACTCCCTGGTGATGAGTCGCGTTGGAAAGAGATGGAAGTTAGTAGCCGGTCTT GAGAAGCATCTTCGATCACTGCGGAGATATCATGAAATTAGTGGCTATTCCCTACAGGACGAGCCATGCAATATCGACTCGGAAGAACTCAATCGTCACAGCAGGAGCTTTGACCGCACGCGGACATCGCTTCTTGGCCACAATGATATTATATGGAAGTATGGACAGATATCAGAATGCGGAGAGATTGTGAAACTGGaagtcgatgatgatgggcagCACGAGCCGGATAGAG GGCTTGATCTCAATATGACGGGCTTCCCAGCTTATagtgatgttgctgctgaaaTGTTGGATGACTTTCTAGCACCGTTTTGCGTACCTGCGGATTTGGATGCTTTCATGGCAGACTCTACGCCCTATTGA
- a CDS encoding alpha/beta hydrolase family domain-containing protein, with protein MFLETFTTLLAVSRTTNFAARFTGVRKFLPALSPKRFGLVGAIDPDVIARQMDACTSFNDVTWVEFWKAVAFEQVAILDGELKKFGLGGVGSWLENQSTERPQPDITTFLSRGHKVFTHTPIGSYADIDELTKGEPTEVCSSIIGVGAALKACSYLFLAAWPGRTPKRTDTYHTLNKLFDLLLDSIAPRLNLVVERYILKSEGEAITIYGLLPKPLIGAETRGMPAVLVSNGLEGTNVESIMPFLRSAHHDAAGLFFMEMPGTYAYKNPMKAGVSEKIYSDAISYIESHWHIDGDRIGMMGLSFGGNWTTRMAICEPRLKAVVVNGAPLRRSLGMSGSYGMPQIMLEALANTTGAKTSLAMASSLQALAPKRDDIRRIKCPVLAVNGETDTLVSTQDTVDLAEMAPVSQLKLYEGDDHCAMSHVGEWIQLSMEWMQKHVVLARD; from the coding sequence ATGTTTCTCGAGACATTTACCACCCTTCTGGCAGTTTCAAGAACTACCAACTTTGCAGCACGATTTACCGGTGTGCGCAAGTTTCTGCCCGCGCTCTCTCCGAAACGGTTCGGTCTTGTCGGGGCCATCGACCCAGATGTTATTGCGCGCCAAATGGATGCATGCACATCCTTCAACGACGTAACCTGGGTGGAATTCTGGAAAGCTGTGGCCTTTGAACAAGTTGCAATTCTGGACGGCGAACTAAAAAAGTTTGGACTCGGGGGCGTTGGATCCTGGCTAGAAAACCAGTCAACCGAGAGACCTCAGCcagacatcaccactttcTTAAGCCGTGGTCACAAAGTCTTTACGCACACCCCCATCGGAAGCTACGCTGATATAGATGAGCTCACGAAAGGCGAACCCACCGAGGtgtgcagcagcatcataGGTGTAGGCGCTGCATTGAAAGCCTGTTCATACCTGTTTCTCGCTGCCTGGCCAGGACGGACCCCGAAGCGTACAGATACGTATCATACACTGAACAAGTTATTCGACTTACTTCTTGACTCTATTGCGCCTAGACTCAACCTCGTGGTGGAGCGATATATTCTCAAATCTGAAGGTGAAGCCATCACTATTTACGGGCTGCTTCCAAAGCCATTAATTGGAGCAGAGACTCGCGGTATGCCTGCCGTGCTAGTTTCCAATGGTCTTGAAGGCACAAATGTCGAATCTATAATGCCGTTCTTGCGCAGCGCTCATCATGACGCTGCgggcctcttcttcatggAAATGCCAGGCACATATGCCTACAAGAATCCAATGAAGGCGGGAGTCTCGGAAAAGATATACTCTGATGCAATCTCGTACATTGAATCACATTGGCATATTGATGGCGATAGGATTGGTATGATGGGCCTCAGTTTCGGAGGCAACTGGACTACACGCATGGCAATATGTGAGCCTCGTCTCAAAGCTGTTGTGGTCAATGGTGCGCCATTACGAAGGTCTCTTGGAATGTCGGGATCCTATGGTATGCCACAGATTATGTTGGAGGCGCTGGCGAACACGACGGGGGCAAAGACATCGCTTGCTATGGCTTCCAGTCTTCAAGCTTTGGCCCCAAAACGAGATGATATCCGGAGAATAAAGTGTCCCGTGTTGGCAGTCAATGGGGAGACGGACACGCTTGTATCGACACAGGACactgttgacttggctgagatggctcCCGTCTCCCAGCTTAAACTCTATGAGGGGGATGATCACTGCGCAATGTCGCATGTAGGAGAATGGATTCAACTGTCGATGGAGTGGATGCAGAAGCATGTTGTACTTGCAAGAGATTAA
- a CDS encoding short-chain dehydrogenase (similar to Colletotrichum gloeosporioides Nara gc5 XP_007275242.1) has product MPSISIIQSAIADLPNGPPVVAAIPGGTTGIGSYIAKSLATVFSKHGSKLRVYIVGRNAERGQKVISEGREISPGSEWRFVQATDLALISEVDNCCAEIIKQETEAPFHGGPARLDLLYMTHCYPILKERTTTKEGLDAFISTTYYSRIRFIMQLMPLLTASTVPGHVISVYAGGFEDGTRPGDLPIGCPPDSTYGVTSVRKHTTFMKTFLFEELAEKYAGKLSLTHIYPGLVDGPTFYSPEMPGWFRVLWWLFKPLAKLYMTSPQVCGDVTVYLATSRYPAKGQIKDSKRLMNGVHIASSSKAEPGGGAYTVGQRGDASDKISYEKVRKEGLSKQVWDHTMDTLERIEKQNAKGS; this is encoded by the exons ATGCcatccatcagcatcatccaaTCTGCAATAGCAGACTTACCGAATGGCCCGCCGGTAGTTGCCGCCATACCAGGAGGAACAACCGGCATCGGCTCCTACATCGCCAAAAGTCTAGCAACAGTCTTTTCCAAACACGGATCCAAATTACGCGTCTACATTGTCGGTCGCAATGCCGAAAGAGGCCAAAAAGTAATCTCTGAAGGCCGCGAGATTAGTCCAGGCTCCGAATGGCGTTTTGTACAGGCCACGGATCTGGCTTTGATCAGCGAAGTTGATAACTGCTGCGCGGAAATCATCAAACAGGAAACGGAGGCGCCGTTCCATGGTGGCCCTGCTCGTCTTGACCTGTTGTACATGACGCACTGTTATCCCATACTAAAGGAACGAACTA CTACCAAAGAAGGGCTCGACGCTTTCATATCCACGACATACTACTCCCGCATACGATTCATCATGCAACTAATGCCACTACTTACTGCGTCCACTGTGCCAGGTCACGTCATCTCAGTCTACGCAGGTGGTTTTGAAGACGGCACCCGCCCGGGCGACTTGCCCATTGGCTGTCCGCCAGATTCTACCTACGGCGTAACCAGCGTGCGCAAGCATACTACTTTCATGAAGACTTTCCTTTTTGAAGAACTTGCTGAGAAGTATGCCGGCAAGCTCAGTCTGACACATATATACCCAGGCCTCGTTGATGGACCTACGTTTTACAGTCCAGAGATGCCAGGCTGGTTTAGggtgctgtggtggttgttcAAGCCTCTCGCCAAACTGTACATGACGTCTCCCCAGGTTTGTGGCGACGTGACAGTTTACCTTGCTACTTCGAGATATCCGGCAAAGGGACAGATAAAGGATAGCAAGCGGCTAATGAATGGGGTACATATTGCAAGTAGTTCCAAGGCAGAACCAGGTGGTGGAGCATACACTGTTGGACAGAGGGGTGATGCCAGCGATAAAATCAGCTATGAGAAAGTTCGTAAGGAGGGATTGAGTAAACAGGTCTGGGATCACACCATGGACACCTTGGAACGAATTGAGAAGCAGAATGCAAAGGGGAGCTAG
- a CDS encoding arginine permease (similar to Aspergillus oryzae RIB40 XP_001822289.1), translating into MAIKNFLSRAKGNKSNDDSNATMPPGFVPVSGNTNAKGLGPTATSQPTEGAANGLFSTNVEQQTHLDGVTRTTSGPPFGYDDDHEGDLVTANEGRDLKRGLAERHLSMLGIAGAIGTGLFLGLGGAVQRGGPLGALLGYATIGIVVCAVQFALGEVAALLPVTGAFVRHAEFLVDPAWGFAIGWNLVYGNILSIPSEITAICVLFEFWTDINPSVWIITFIILTFIIGIAFVQVFGEVEFFFAVLKILLVVFLIILGLVIDLGGVKGTPPIYFKYWKNPGPFVEYIATGNWGKFLGYWSVMTGAVFSFAGVESIAMAGAETKNPRKAIPAACKNVFIRIVLFYMLAILIVGMLVSSDDSRLNNESGDATQSPFVIAASAAGIPAIPSVVNAIVITSAWSSSNQSLLAGTRVLYGLAVKKQAPKIFLRTTSWGVPYVCVFVFIFFSFLSFMSLSNDAITVFWWLVNLTAAGVLVSWISILINHIRLRLAMKKQAIPITRLPWWNSWTLYSSYFALFMCCIILLTGGFAVFTKGNWNASNFVSAYLDIPLVLAAYIIWKFVKKTKIVALADIPLHRAFERADQKYESLE; encoded by the exons ATGGCGATCAAAAACTTCCTGTCACGCGCAAAGGGCAACAAGAGCAATGACGacagcaatgccaccatGCCACCGGGGTTTGTTCCCGTCAGCGGAAATACCAATGCCAAGGGCCTTGgaccaacagccacatcTCAGCCAACCGAAGGCGCGGCCAACGGCCTCTTCTCAACCAACGTTGAGCAGCAAACTCATCTCGATGGAGTGACCAGGACGACCTCAGGACCGCCTTTTGGATACGATGACGACCACGAGGGCGATCTCGTCACTGCCAATGAGGGCCGTGATCTGAAGCGTGGGCTCGCTGAGCGCCATTTGTCTATGCTGGGTATCGCAGGCGCAATTGGAACTGGTCTCTTTCTTGGTCTGGGCGGCGCTGTGCAGCGAGGAGGACCGCTCGGCGCTCTACTAGGATATGCAACGATCGGAATCGTCGTCTGCGCTGTTCAATTCGCCCTGGGAGAAGTCGCGGCACTGCTTCCCGTCACTGGCGCCTTTGTTCGACATGCAGAGTTCCTAGTTGATCCAGCTTGGGGATTTGCCATCGGTTGGAACTTGGTATATGGTAACATCTTGTCGATTCCCTCGGAAATCACTGCCATTTGCGTCCTATTCGAGTTCTGGACCGACATCAACCCGTCTGTTTGGATCATcaccttcatcatcctcaccttcATTATTGGCATCGCATTCGTCCAAGTCTTTGGTGAGGTCGAATTCTTCTTTGCCGTTCTCAAGATTCTCCTGGTTGTATTCCTCATCATTCTCGGCCTAGTTATCGACCTCGGTGGCGTCAAGGGAACACCACCCATCTACTTCAAGTACTGGAAGAATCCAGGACCCTTTGTCGAATACATCGCCACCGGGAACTGGGGCAAGTTCCTCGGATACTGGAGCGTCATGACTGGCGCAGTATTCTCCTTTGCAGGTGTTGAGTCGATTGCCATGGCCGGTGCAGAGACGAAGAACCCCCGTAAAGCTATCCCCGCCGCATGCAAAAACGTCTTTATCCGCATTGTCTTGTTCTACATGCTGGCTATTCTGATTGTCGGTATGCTCGTATCCAGCGACGATAGCAGACTCAACAATGAGAGCGGTGACGCTACGCAGAGTCCCTTCGTGATTGCGGCTTCTGCGGCAGGCATTCCCGCTATTCCGTCTGTCGTCAATGCCATCGTTATTACTTCGGCTTGGTCTTCGTCAAATCAGAGTCTTTTGGCTGGGACTCGTGTTCTGTATGGTTTGGCTGTCAAGAAGCAAGCGCCTAAGATTTTCTTGAGGACAACCTCCTGGGGTGTGCCGTACGTGTGCGTCTTTGTCTTCATTTTTTTCAGCTTCCTCAGCTTCATGAGTCTGTCGAATGATGCTATTACAGtgttttggtggttggtgaATTTGACGGCCGCGGGTGTCTTGGTTTCGTGGATTTCCATTCTTATCAACCATATTCGGTTACgtttggcgatgaagaagcaagccaTTCCAATTACTAGGTTGCCGTGGTGGAACTCGTGGACTC TGTATTCTTCCTACTTTGCACTTTTCATGTGTTGCATCATTCTCCTAACAGGTGGCTTCGCCGTCTTCACCAAGGGCAACTGGAACGCCAGCAATTTCGTCTCTGCATATCT GGACATACCGCTTGTGTTGGCTGCGTATATCATCTGGAAATTTGtcaagaagacaaagatcGTCGCGCTGGCGGACATTCCCTTACACCGAGCATTTGAGCGAGCGGATCAGAAGTATGAATCTTTGGAATAA